The window TGCCTTTGAAAAACAGAAGGACGTTCTCCGGGACTTTAAAATCAAGCTCCCTCCTCATCAAATCCAAGATATAGCCAGTCCTCTGGCAGAGCGATGGCGAGGCAAACTTTTTGAAATAACTTAAAAATTCATCCCAGTCCATGTTTTTCACTTCAAACAGCGCTTTAGTTATTGTTTCGTAACCTCCAGCGTACTGGGGCTTATAAAAGCAGTCAAAGAAAGTTTTTGCTTTAGTTGAGATGTAAACCCCTCTGTAAAATGTGATTCCGATTGCTCTCTCCCCCATTGAAACAGCCCTCACGGTGTAGCTGTTCAGCTCAACCCTTCCAGATTTCTCAGGTGTTGCGACGAAGATAGTGAAGGGCTCGTATTCGATCAGATCGTAAAGCCTCAATGCCGAGGAAAATGCAATATATCCTTTAAAAATGCTCAGGGCAATTTCGTACGGGTTCTCGATGAGCGGCTCCTTTGAGGGAGTTTTCTGGACAAGATACAGACCTTTCTTCAGACGGTAGAGGTAACCCTTCCTTTCAAGGCTCGATGCAACCTTGTATATCATCTCCTCGCTCAACTCCGGAAATAAATCCTTGAGTTCGGTGGTTGAGATAATTCTGGCATTTTCAATAACCCTGAAGACCAGCTGTTCACTCTTCGTGAGGTAGTAATTTTTCTTCATATCCTTACCATTCTGGTCAGGAACTTGATAAAATTTTCGAAGGATTGAGAGCACCGTTGAAGAGAAATTATCTTTGAGCTCTCTTGATTCTATCTCTGGCAGGCCAGGCCTGTGAAACTCAACTATG is drawn from Methermicoccus shengliensis DSM 18856 and contains these coding sequences:
- a CDS encoding type IV toxin-antitoxin system AbiEi family antitoxin domain-containing protein translates to MKKNYYLTKSEQLVFRVIENARIISTTELKDLFPELSEEMIYKVASSLERKGYLYRLKKGLYLVQKTPSKEPLIENPYEIALSIFKGYIAFSSALRLYDLIEYEPFTIFVATPEKSGRVELNSYTVRAVSMGERAIGITFYRGVYISTKAKTFFDCFYKPQYAGGYETITKALFEVKNMDWDEFLSYFKKFASPSLCQRTGYILDLMRRELDFKVPENVLLFFKGRVKTRTRLIPTAPSKGRFISAWKVTDNLGKERILGWAYGA